A window of the Elusimicrobiaceae bacterium genome harbors these coding sequences:
- a CDS encoding squalene/phytoene synthase family protein, whose protein sequence is MNPALFPILKKTSRSLYLSIRALPPRMSEAFCVCYLLCRAADSVADTKVVPYETRLSRIGIFPQLLTDARARAEHADSLVRDLTAGSDLPHEKELIARLPDILSAYDSMPAAERDITLQTVRDVCRGMTADLELFGRDETTMRAFGSAGQLDEYCHYIGGGPGLFWTRLAVICKVMRDPDLRNEARADGIGKALQITNILRDVASDLRIGRCYFPIQDIRAAGLEPRGLLQPASMPKFRPVLRKWLLWGLDNLASAEDYMRAIPKSQLRMRAAVAWPVYMCLDTLAEIAKTDNILDPAVKAKINRGQVYTMIAKTPAVLLSNTAFSKAYRLRRETLLSIMEKPAR, encoded by the coding sequence ATGAATCCGGCATTGTTTCCCATACTGAAAAAAACTTCCCGTTCGCTTTATCTGAGCATAAGGGCGCTGCCGCCGCGCATGAGCGAAGCGTTCTGCGTGTGCTATCTGCTGTGCCGCGCGGCGGACTCCGTGGCCGACACCAAAGTGGTGCCTTACGAAACACGACTTTCGCGGATTGGCATATTTCCCCAGCTGCTGACGGACGCGCGTGCACGCGCCGAACATGCTGATTCGCTGGTGAGGGACCTTACAGCCGGATCGGATCTGCCGCATGAAAAGGAACTGATCGCCAGGCTGCCGGACATTCTGTCGGCTTATGACTCGATGCCGGCCGCGGAACGCGATATCACCCTGCAGACCGTGCGTGACGTATGCCGCGGCATGACCGCCGATCTGGAACTGTTCGGGCGGGACGAAACCACCATGCGCGCGTTCGGCTCCGCCGGCCAGCTGGACGAGTACTGCCATTATATAGGCGGCGGGCCGGGCCTGTTCTGGACGCGGCTGGCCGTAATCTGCAAAGTCATGCGCGACCCCGATCTGCGCAACGAAGCACGCGCCGACGGGATCGGAAAAGCGCTTCAGATAACCAATATCCTGCGCGATGTGGCGTCAGACCTGCGGATCGGGCGGTGTTACTTCCCGATACAGGACATCAGAGCCGCCGGGCTTGAGCCGCGCGGCCTGCTCCAACCCGCCAGCATGCCAAAATTCCGGCCGGTGCTGCGCAAGTGGCTGCTCTGGGGGCTGGACAATCTGGCCTCCGCCGAGGACTACATGCGCGCCATCCCCAAAAGCCAGCTGCGCATGAGGGCGGCGGTGGCGTGGCCGGTTTATATGTGTCTTGACACTCTGGCCGAAATCGCGAAAACGGACAATATTCTTGATCCCGCCGTAAAGGCAAAAATAAACCGCGGACAGGTTTACACGATGATCGCGAAAACACCCGCGGTTCTGTTAAGCAATACCG
- a CDS encoding AAA family ATPase has product MKKLSEVSVLAWNIAGAEAISAKFDTIRREHLFVSLTEIEKLLSLTAAKLNFSDAQVRRAADEYADISGIFEKLKLDPRKLRRTVRAAMGEGKTGALSGNIRRSAECKEIFQQAEALADSREQVSSLDLLAALMGSPGKIISDALSDYGVEPSRMLSATNEARLGKKQAQGGAQKSGAEAAPAEQARPEAAAPKARDNERFMPPALRSDKENAAPAAEKQNPGSDRFKPPLPEPDHLAEELFGPRREPARMDNSPYAPPLPARGPAGEKPKIIVRGASGYGDEYVPPKHADKILKIGRNLVRRASEKMLLPAVQREKEVKAVFDILDRNAKMPLLIGEDGVGKSVLIHTLAMRVWDNTAPAMMKGANIIEFSTGELLSAADGDPAEFFKSILKEAEKHPSVYLYVTDLHELLKRADSLSILLKDFVMDRGVHVIGGTTPKGFKEDIEPEKKFAVYFEPVDVKEPDQAAVLEILRANKTGLEIKSGGRLTDRALLAAYTLSTRFGLPGFMPRKALGLIRAVCDRAREGDTPQLRERFAETARKFGLEQEPGINELWVCQTVAEQVNSRLEAVAAELNGRSPARMENLSRNIKGTIVGQNEAVELVAARIAKSSAFAGHKTDKPLVFYFVGPRGVGKTELARRMAVSLIGNDEDMYVFDMSKYSREESLRRIFGSSDTEGRLELAVKESPFGLVLFENADKTLPMFYNLLASFIEEVGSRGVELRNIIFVIASGLFFEVTDIAKYPSDKEIVKSVMDRIPTVIQHHISDVVPFRPLSVQSANLILLKWIDEARTTMQKEHGVYIQMGREVERALVRTGLSLESGTYRLRMVFDQIVMQPLQRVISAGVVVKHKQWVFILSDDHVVLMPKKDSETKA; this is encoded by the coding sequence ATGAAAAAGCTTTCCGAAGTTTCAGTGCTGGCCTGGAATATCGCAGGGGCTGAGGCGATAAGCGCGAAGTTTGACACCATTCGGCGCGAGCATCTGTTTGTCAGTCTGACGGAAATAGAGAAACTGCTGTCGCTGACTGCGGCAAAACTGAATTTCAGCGACGCGCAGGTCCGGCGCGCGGCCGACGAATACGCCGATATTTCCGGAATTTTCGAGAAGCTGAAACTGGATCCGCGCAAACTGCGGCGCACCGTGCGCGCGGCCATGGGCGAAGGCAAAACGGGCGCGCTTTCCGGCAATATACGCCGCAGCGCGGAGTGCAAAGAGATTTTTCAGCAGGCGGAAGCGCTTGCCGATTCGCGGGAGCAGGTATCTTCGCTGGACCTGCTGGCCGCGCTGATGGGCAGCCCGGGCAAGATAATTTCGGACGCGCTGTCCGATTACGGGGTGGAACCGTCGCGCATGCTGTCGGCGACCAATGAGGCCCGGCTTGGGAAAAAACAGGCGCAGGGCGGCGCGCAAAAAAGCGGCGCGGAAGCCGCGCCGGCGGAGCAGGCCAGGCCGGAAGCGGCCGCGCCTAAAGCAAGGGACAATGAGCGGTTCATGCCGCCGGCGTTACGGTCGGATAAGGAAAATGCCGCGCCTGCCGCAGAAAAACAGAACCCCGGGTCGGACCGGTTCAAGCCGCCATTGCCGGAGCCGGATCATCTGGCAGAAGAGCTTTTCGGGCCGCGCAGGGAACCTGCGCGGATGGACAATTCGCCCTATGCGCCGCCGCTGCCGGCGCGCGGGCCGGCCGGCGAGAAACCGAAGATAATCGTGCGCGGCGCGTCCGGGTACGGTGATGAGTATGTTCCGCCGAAACACGCAGATAAAATTCTGAAAATCGGCAGGAACCTGGTCAGGCGCGCGAGCGAAAAAATGCTGCTGCCGGCGGTGCAGCGCGAGAAAGAGGTAAAGGCGGTTTTCGATATACTGGACCGCAACGCCAAAATGCCGCTGCTGATAGGGGAAGACGGGGTTGGCAAGTCGGTGCTGATCCACACACTGGCGATGCGCGTGTGGGACAATACCGCGCCCGCCATGATGAAAGGCGCGAATATTATCGAGTTTTCCACCGGCGAACTGCTTTCAGCGGCCGATGGCGACCCGGCGGAGTTTTTCAAAAGCATTTTGAAGGAAGCCGAGAAGCATCCTTCGGTATATCTGTATGTGACGGATCTGCATGAGCTGCTCAAACGCGCTGATTCGCTCAGCATTCTGCTCAAGGATTTTGTCATGGACCGCGGCGTGCACGTTATCGGCGGCACCACGCCTAAGGGTTTTAAGGAAGATATCGAGCCGGAAAAGAAATTCGCGGTTTATTTCGAGCCGGTTGACGTAAAGGAGCCTGACCAGGCCGCGGTGCTTGAAATTTTACGGGCGAACAAGACCGGGCTGGAGATAAAAAGCGGAGGCCGTCTGACCGATCGCGCTTTGCTGGCGGCGTATACGCTAAGCACAAGGTTTGGCCTGCCGGGTTTCATGCCGAGGAAAGCGCTGGGCTTGATCCGTGCCGTCTGTGACCGCGCGCGTGAGGGCGATACGCCGCAACTGCGCGAGCGGTTCGCGGAAACGGCCCGGAAATTCGGGCTGGAACAGGAACCCGGCATAAATGAGCTGTGGGTCTGCCAGACGGTGGCCGAGCAGGTCAATTCGCGCCTTGAGGCGGTGGCCGCGGAACTCAACGGGCGGTCGCCTGCGCGGATGGAAAATCTCAGCCGGAATATAAAAGGCACAATCGTGGGCCAGAACGAGGCGGTGGAGCTGGTCGCCGCGCGGATAGCCAAGTCGTCGGCTTTTGCCGGGCATAAAACCGACAAGCCGCTGGTGTTTTATTTTGTCGGTCCGCGCGGAGTGGGAAAAACGGAGCTTGCCAGGCGGATGGCTGTTTCGCTTATCGGAAATGACGAGGATATGTACGTTTTCGATATGTCAAAATACAGCCGCGAGGAGAGCCTGCGGCGTATTTTCGGTTCGAGCGATACCGAGGGCCGGCTGGAGCTGGCGGTAAAGGAATCGCCGTTCGGGCTGGTGCTGTTTGAAAATGCGGATAAAACCCTGCCGATGTTTTACAATCTGCTGGCTTCTTTTATCGAGGAAGTCGGTTCGCGCGGAGTGGAACTGCGCAATATCATTTTTGTGATCGCGTCGGGCCTGTTTTTCGAGGTGACGGATATAGCCAAATATCCGTCTGACAAAGAAATAGTGAAATCGGTGATGGACAGGATTCCGACAGTTATCCAGCATCATATAAGCGATGTTGTGCCATTCCGTCCGCTGAGCGTGCAGAGCGCGAACCTGATACTGCTTAAATGGATAGACGAAGCGCGCACCACAATGCAGAAGGAACACGGCGTGTACATCCAGATGGGCCGGGAAGTGGAGCGCGCGCTTGTGCGCACGGGGCTGAGCCTGGAATCGGGCACATACCGGCTGAGAATGGTTTTTGACCAGATTGTAATGCAGCCGCTCCAGCGCGTAATATCGGCCGGAGTGGTGGTGAAGCATAAACAGTGGGTGTTTATTCTGTCGGACGATCATGTGGTGCTGATGCCTAAAAAAGATTCCGAAACAAAAGCCTAG
- a CDS encoding C1 family peptidase encodes MKSNRMLFAGMALAVAVMGGGMAFAADQTQKDIDQLNKSIAEKGGKWVAGRTSVSDMSSQAQQYLVGLGVEPLDIGAAPLKMGRAILPESLDWRANNGDFVTGVRNQGQCGSCWAFAMTGALESYALRAKNTPNRDLDLSEQVMVSCSGAGSCKGGRLNADYLTTTGLPPESYYPYTQTDGSCSNVKPGWEKETNKIGSWGSVSKSVEELKAALNQFGPVPTAFMVYRDFMSYKSGVYSYTSGELMGGHGVLLVGYNDAEKYFIVKNSWGPNWGENGFFKIAYSEMDNQVKFGMMTIAYYTDDQAGE; translated from the coding sequence ATGAAATCAAACCGTATGCTTTTTGCCGGTATGGCGCTGGCTGTGGCCGTAATGGGCGGCGGAATGGCGTTTGCGGCTGATCAAACCCAGAAAGATATTGACCAGCTGAACAAATCCATAGCGGAAAAAGGCGGAAAATGGGTGGCGGGCAGGACTTCCGTGTCAGACATGTCGTCGCAGGCCCAGCAGTATCTGGTCGGGCTTGGCGTGGAACCTTTAGACATAGGCGCGGCTCCGTTAAAAATGGGCCGTGCGATATTGCCGGAAAGCCTGGACTGGCGCGCCAATAACGGCGATTTCGTTACAGGCGTCCGCAATCAGGGCCAGTGCGGCTCCTGCTGGGCGTTTGCAATGACCGGTGCGCTTGAGTCTTACGCGCTGAGAGCCAAAAACACGCCCAATCGGGATCTGGATCTGTCTGAGCAGGTAATGGTATCCTGCAGCGGAGCCGGTTCCTGCAAAGGCGGGCGGCTTAATGCGGATTATCTCACCACTACCGGTCTTCCGCCGGAAAGCTACTATCCTTATACCCAGACTGACGGGTCCTGCTCGAACGTAAAACCGGGCTGGGAAAAAGAAACGAATAAAATCGGTTCCTGGGGCTCGGTTTCCAAGAGTGTTGAGGAACTGAAGGCGGCTTTGAATCAATTCGGTCCTGTGCCGACGGCGTTTATGGTTTACCGGGATTTCATGAGCTACAAGTCCGGTGTCTATTCTTATACATCAGGCGAACTGATGGGCGGGCACGGCGTACTGCTGGTCGGGTACAATGACGCTGAGAAGTATTTTATCGTGAAAAACAGCTGGGGCCCGAACTGGGGCGAGAACGGTTTTTTCAAGATCGCCTATTCCGAAATGGATAACCAGGTAAAATTCGGGATGATGACAATCGCGTATTATACGGACGATCAGGCCGGAGAATAA